The Oryza brachyantha chromosome 7, ObraRS2, whole genome shotgun sequence genomic interval AGAGCCTATCCCACTctccaaaccaaaatttggtcaTTCTGCTGAAAATGAGCCATTCAACAGACTGATCAACCAGATGATCAAGCCATCCAGCTAACCAAACCATCTTCCAAACTAGCCAAATTTGACCAGCCAAACTGACTTGCCATCTGTAGGCCCCACATGGGGCCCACAGTCtatctctccctcctcctcccaccaaGCGGTCGAGCACCTCCCCGCCGAAGaccaccgctgccgccgccaccgaggtCCGCTCGCCGGGGACGACCGTcgagcgccgccggcctccgctcGCCCCTCCACACGCCGCTCGCTGGAGACCGCCGAccgtcgccatcgtcgtcgtcgtcggcctccACCTGCCCCTCCACTCGCCGCTCGCTGGAgaccgccggccgtcgccatcgccgtcgccgcttgcGGGAGCCACCGCCGCTCGGGCGTGCGCGggaagccgtcgccgtcgccgtcgccctccccgtgccgcctccctccccgctgctcgcgcgcgcggggagccgtcgttgccgccgccctccccgcgccgcaccGCCTTCCGCGTGactccgcccgccgcctccgctcgaGTCGTCGtccgccacggccgccgctgtcgcctgTGCCCAGCATCGTCCCCGACGCCGCGCCCGGCGCCGTCCTCGGTCGGTCGCCATCGCCTCTCGCGCCTTCCCGACCGACGCacccctagccggtcgccgtcgccgctcacGCCGTCCCaggccgtggccgccgcctgccTCTGTTGCTCCCGTGGGGAGAGAACGAGAAacaaagagaagaaagagggagagagactgaggaagagggaaaaaaaagagaggaggatGACGTGCGGGGTCATGGACTCGAAATGGAGAGCGTGAATGGAAAGGCTgttaaaaaacgaatttgagTGGCTAAATGAAACGGAGAGTGGTCAAATAGATATTTGGAGAGTCCGATTTAGACTGTCcgttgaagatgctcttagcCGGATCAAACCCCTCCCCACACGTCACCGGCCACATAGCACGTCAAAAACGCGCCGCGACGACCACTACAAAGCCAGCCAGCCCACCCGGTCCGGTCCGGTCCGACCGACCGAGCgccaccgcaccgcaccgcactAGCCCAAACCGCTCAGCCGACGATGGcaacgccgccgctgccgccgccggagaagtTCGACGTCGTCATCTTCGGCGCGTCGGGGTTCACCGGCAGGTACGTCATCCGCGAGGCCCTCAGGTTCCTccccccgtcgtcgtcgccgctccgctcgctcgcgctcgccggccgcagccgggaccgcgtcgccgccgcgctccgctGGGCGGTGGGGCCCGGCCCGGCGCCGGACCTGCCCATCCTCTTCGCCGACTCCGCCGACCCGGCctcgctcgccgcgctcgcggGGAGGGCGCGGGTCGTGCTGTCCTGCGCGGGGCCGTTCCGCCTCCACGGCAGGCCCGTCGCGGCGGCCTGCGCTGCCGCCGGGGCCGACTGCCTCGACATCTCCGGCGAGCCCGAGTTCATGGAGCGCGTCGAGGCGGAGTTCCACGACGCCGCGGCCAAGAACGGGTCGCTCATCATATCGGCCTGCGGGTTTGACTCCATCCCGGCGGAGCTCGGGTTCTTGTTCCACTCCAGGCAgtgggcgccgccgtccgtgCCGGTGAGCGTGCAGGCGTACGTGAGCCTGGAGTCGGACAAGAAGATCGTCGGGAACTTTGGGACGTTCGAGTCGGCTGTGCTTGGTGTGGCCAACGCCAGTGAACTGCAGGCGCTGCGTCGGTCGCGGCCAAGGCGACCCAGGCCCAATGTGAGTTACTGACTTCATTCAGTTTGTGAATTGCTCTACGAGTTCTATAGATTGCTCATTCGATCATCTAAAAATGCTAATTCGACCATAAGAATTTTCCAATTCGATGGCGTGGTAATAGACGAGGAATCAAGAGCGAATCACTGCAACAACCTAGGAATACAGTTAGAAGGATGATTCGTCCCTGATTGACTATGCTGCTGAGTCTCCTGGTACATGATGGCTGCTAGTTTAATTGGGGCATGTGATCATCCGCCAGATCAAATAGTTGTGTAtgcttatttttcagctttccCAAGAATGGAATTTCATAGTGCTTAGATGGAGTAGACCCTAAATGCCAAATGCTCCAAACTATATTAGGAAAAATGATGGTCAGTGATGACAACTGGTGAAGAGCAAACTTCTAGTCtatatgatcaaatttaggATTTAATCGGTGTCATTTCCAAGAATGTTTTGTGTGCACTAGTATGATGCACTGCAACTGTTCTTTTACAAATGAGAACTAGGTTCTTAATATAAGGAAGATTGTGGAAGTTTATAGGATAGATACAAAGAGGAGGGATGGTTCACATATCGTGACTGTTATTTAGATGATCCACACAACTAATGATGCCTGGGGAAGCATGTTTTGTGTGAAGACCTATTAATTAGCTCAGTATCATTACTTAGACCATCACCTTCATTTCATGTATGTGATTTTgtgcaggaaaaaaaacttggcACTGCCATACTGGTGACATCTAAACTAGATGAGAGATGCCTTGTTTCCTTTCTTTGTGCATCATATTGCCATTTACTATTTTTTGATGTGTGGTACATGCATGCCTAGAGATAACTGTTAATTGCTGTCATTTCCAAGTTTTTAGTATTACATGTCCTCGGGGCCTGTTATCCTTTTGATGAagatcatatttgtaaacatatatatgcatatatgagaAGCGATGTATCAATCTACATACCTAAGTTTAGTTTTACCATGACCGGCAGTTAAGAATTGCATAGTTCTTTTCACATAGCAATATTCAAATCCTACTTGGTATTGAACATTTTGTTAAAATGGTAATTCACTTTGATCTTTGGAAATAATTAGTTGCTCCACGGTACTGAAAAATCATAGCGATAGAGCAGAGAATGGCTCCTTATTTGAGGTGTAGAATTAGACTGccatcaatttatttttgccATCTGCCTGATGGCAATCATTATTGTTCTATGTTTCCGAATGCCAGTATTTTACTTACATATGCTCAATGTTTGGAACCCATTAACATTAACCTCATGATCCCCATGGCATTGGTGCATTGTCTTCTACTTTATGGCAATGTTCCATTAAGCAACCAGTAATATCATAAAAGAGAACTATTAACTCTAAAGTTCCATTCGACAAACTCCAACTGGATCATTGAAGGTAACAAAGGGGTTAGTAAGCAATGGCATTAGGAATTTATGATGTTACAATTGATGTACATGTTAACTTTGGTGTATACTTTCAttttagttactgtagcagaaGCAAGAGGGCGAGAAGGAAAAACCTGTTATGAAATGAATATGCAGACAACTGTTGCAAACAAGAAAGAGGAATTTGGTTCCACAATCTTTTCTGAATAAATATCCGGACAAAAATCATACTCATTGTTCATTAAGGCTTAAGTCGTTAGAGTTTATTGGTTGTCGTAAGTAGACATGTCATTTCTATGCTTCAAAATTGAGAActgaaaaattttgaagaacATATCACAAGGTTTTTCTCATTAACCCTTATGAGTGATTCTATATCTGTACAACTGTACAACTACTATTGAAGGGTGAAACATGGACACACTTTTCATGTTATTTCTTCTGCTGCTGTTTAAACTAAAACCCCTGAATTTCATTACATACAATGATCTATTTGGTTAAATTATGGCAGAAACCAAACTTTTCTTTTGGGATAATAATCACATTTAACGCTAAGGTTGCTTGCTTTCTACAGATTCCAGGCCCTCCACCTCCCAAAGGATCCCTGGTTGAGCATGACAAGACACTGGGATTGTGGGCTATAAAGTTACCTTCGGCAGACACAGTGGTTGTGAAGAGAACACTTTCAACAGTGACAGAGCATCCTGAGGGTCTTCCAGGAGTGGAAGAATCCGCAGATTTTGCTGAGCATAGGAAGAACTTCTGGTCTTCTGTTAAACCAGCACATTTTGGAGTGAAGCTCACCTCCAAATCCTTGCTGGGCATTGTGCAGTTCATCTTTACTGGACTTTGCATTGGCCTGCTTGGAGGTTTCTCCTTTGGTAGGTCTCTCCTGCTAAAATTCCCCTCATTTTTCTCTGCCGGTTGGTTCAGAAAGAGCGGACCGACTGAAGAACAGGTCAGCAGCGCCTCGTTCAAGATGTGGTTCGTCGGGCATGGCTACAGCGACGCGGCTCGTACACCAGAACGTGGGAGCAAGCCTGACAGGGAGATCATCACAAGGGTTTCGGGTCCAGAGATCGGGTATATCACAACCCCAATTGTCCTGGTCCAGTGTGCCCTCGTCTTGCTGAGCCAGCGCTGCAACCTGCCTAAGGGTGGGGTGTACACTCCGGGTTCTGTTTTCGGTCCTACTGATATCCAGCAGCGCCTCCAGGAGAATGGCCTGTCGTTCGACCTTGTCTCAACTAGGACACTGTGATCAGAGCTGAGATGGTCATCAGCCCGGTTTGTTCCTGAACCACCTGAATGGCTGAATCCATATGCCTCATGTTGCTAGCTTGCACTGAAGAAAGGTACTGTACATGTGTTGTCTTTGTGTGAAGTAACAGTATTCTACATGCCAGTCAAAACTATGTGTTGTCCTCTTGTCTAGTACAAGTTGTTTACTGTTCCATCTGAAATGAAAATGATGTGCTTGTGTAATCGAGTAATGTGAATCATTTGGGTTCCACGAGTATAGATATGGTTGTTGGCCTGTGAAAGCAAGGCATTGTCTCGTCTACCTGACAGCATGACAATCATGATTTTGATTATCTGATTGTTGGCCTATCCGTCGTAGCCGAAATTTAAGTTACAACACATAAATTTAAGAGTTGGTCCCTTTTTTTCCGTTGTAGcctttttttagcatttgtctTTCAAAGCAACGGTAGCGGATATAAAGGTTTacccatgattttttttttattgtgtcaTTCTTTTTCCTCGACAGATCAGTCGTTGCCATCCTACCTATTAGAGCCGGTATTTCAAGTAAGCAAAACAAATAGACACGTGCTACCTTACTGCTacttttgttccaaaatataacacCATAGTAGTGTATGAGTGCAAGTAAAATTGCAAGCTGCAAGCTAACTATCAGGCAGAGTTATAATGAAACACAGAGGAGGTGCCACTCACTTGCTTTTAGTGCTTTAAACCGGGTTTTAGGCTGTCACATGtgtataaatttgaattgaagGGTTAaatatatggtaaaaatatataaattgtagttaaaaaatttctaaaccGGGTTCCTAGGAACCCTCTAGTTTCATGTGGCTCCGTCCCTACTAACTACTAAGACTAtggaaaggaaaaataaaagttattgcctttcatataatagttagctctatatatatatacacttcaTGACAGagacattaaatatataagtgagaaaataatatatgagaaaaatattgaagCCAACATTATAGCTAaccaattataaaatattagctctaatacaaatttatagctaatagtTAACTCTACCGTTAAACTTGCTCATAGAGTACAGTAGCCCCAAAATACCAAATGGGCTTCCCCTATTTCATAAGATCCAAATAAATGGTCACACCTCCAACAGCAGTACTTAAATCTCAGCCCTTATTTCTTTCTCACATATTCTCCACATACATTCATACTTCGATAAATATTTGGAATGCACAGTATTAGACCATGTTCAactttagaattaaaaaaaaattcatattcaaaatttttaaatacaaattatttttaggtaAAAGCATCTCTCCAACAGATGTACTAACCATCCCCCGGAATTGAAGACCCATTCACATTAGCTTCACTCTGTCTTGttaaataaattgatttcAGTTGGCAGATTCGTATGAGCctacttttaaatatttaaggagtaaattttagctaaCAATTTGTTTAACACGTCATATTCTATTTTGGAttcataaacaaaattttagagaTTAAATTTAGCTAATCTGTTGGTGTAATGCTTAGAGTAAGGGCTACGTtagatctttttttcttttacctcGGCCCTAAATCATAAGTAGGAAACTTGGCCACATTCTTTTTCTGCCGTAGgatgaaatattatctgattttttcataaatatttaatattataaacgataaaactaatattaaaaatccaCTCtacaaatataagatattaattttgtataaaaatgttttgtaaaaaatatacctatAGTAATTTAATGAGTGTGTGTAAAAGCTAATTAATAACCTGGCTAAAAGAACAGCTACATTGGAGTACCGCAGAGTAAAAGGTTgttcggatgtttggacactaattttaaatattaaacatagactaataaaaacactaatttcataaatgagagctaatccgtgaaacgaattttttaagcctaattaatccataattagagcatgtttactgtagcattacataggctaaacatggattaattagcctcaatagatttgtctcacaaattagtctaagattatggataaattttattaatagtctacgttacTATTTTACACTATGTGTTTAAACATTCGATGATCAATATACTAGCGTTGTCTCGTGCATTTGCGTGCACCCTTGTGAACGTTGTTGTGCAACTCGGGCGGAATTCCCCTTTCCGCGATGTGCAGCAGCTAGAAGCTTCCGTGGGGGCCGTGGCGTCTGGAGTGGAGGCAACCACACGCTTGCCATTGCCACGCACACGTGCGAACgcagccgctgctgctgctcgcgtcgtcctcctccccccacAGGTTCCTCGTCAAAGTCACGGCTTTTGCTTATTGCCTTATTCTCCCCGTGGGCCCCCGGTAACCCACGACCGACCGACCACCGGCTGCCGCGTTCGTGGACCGGAAACTCGGAGAGGGAAACCAAACCAAATGCACGAGCCGAAACCCTAGGGGTTAGGGTAAGTGCTGAACggtgtatttataaataaaaataatttataaatgattttttataatttttaattatcttttaaaaaatgaatcaaatattatattttcagtgtaaaattttggtaacttgAAACGCAATTAATCCTAATGTACTTAAATTTTACACCGAAATTTTTTACATCAAATTACTTGttaagaatagtaaaaaactcaatttttatatatgttcttagtgacTCTAAAGCacgtaaaataaattacaataaacaACCTTAAAAATTAGctctaagattaaaaatttaaattttgacttataaacataagtagaagcgaaaagatgagattaACTACCTCCATAGTATCTTTAAATTCTTGCACGAGAAGTTCAAATCCGCATGTTTTAAACAGGATCCAAAATAGGTTCATAAATCATAATAGACGAGTGTATTTCAAAAGCGAATTTGATACGCGAAATGGAAAAGAAACAATAATAACGGATTAGGATTAGTACTCCGTTTCCCACGCCAGATAACTGGCCCCTCTTCCTCGCTGCCGAACACTGCCTACGCGTCTCTGCTACTTCCCCATCAGGTTAGCGTGCACGTCTGCTGCACGACGGATCGTAGTGCTCCATACGGATTTCATTCgagatcagcagcagcagaagcattTGAGCTTTCTGTTTGAGCCTTTTGCTGTCCCCCCAAATTGCATGGAGACCATGCGTCCATGCGTGCGTGCTTGCTGTGTGGATCCATGTAATAAAGCggtggtgaatggtgatgtccAGAAACGTTGCATCGCGCTTTTGCTGTCTCGCTCTTTTTGACCGTGTCGCTTTCGGAGTGCGATACATCATGACTCGTTGGGGGAGCACGAAACCAAAACGTAAATGGTGGGAATTGTCTCGCATTGCAtctatggccgcgttcggcatcTCGGTAAGATATCTAGGCACATTGTTTTTTACACGTATGTTTTCTGAATtgttaaacgat includes:
- the LOC102717360 gene encoding probable mitochondrial saccharopine dehydrogenase-like oxidoreductase At5g39410; translation: MATPPLPPPEKFDVVIFGASGFTGRYVIREALRFLPPSSSPLRSLALAGRSRDRVAAALRWAVGPGPAPDLPILFADSADPASLAALAGRARVVLSCAGPFRLHGRPVAAACAAAGADCLDISGEPEFMERVEAEFHDAAAKNGSLIISACGFDSIPAELGFLFHSRQWAPPSVPVSVQAYVSLESDKKIVGNFGTFESAVLGVANASELQALRRSRPRRPRPNIPGPPPPKGSLVEHDKTLGLWAIKLPSADTVVVKRTLSTVTEHPEGLPGVEESADFAEHRKNFWSSVKPAHFGVKLTSKSLLGIVQFIFTGLCIGLLGGFSFGRSLLLKFPSFFSAGWFRKSGPTEEQVSSASFKMWFVGHGYSDAARTPERGSKPDREIITRVSGPEIGYITTPIVLVQCALVLLSQRCNLPKGGVYTPGSVFGPTDIQQRLQENGLSFDLVSTRTL